From the genome of Ziziphus jujuba cultivar Dongzao chromosome 4, ASM3175591v1:
ttaactACTTAATTATTATCCGAGATTTCACATTAATAACCACTcactaataattataaataaaacctTTCTAGTATATATGAGATCATGTATATGATCACCCtatgaaataatttaattttaattaacataatattTATGATGTGAATGtgtgatttatataattaaaataggtGGAATTTCGAAAGAATAAGTTTGGTTTCGATGAGGTTTGCAATTACAAGGAAGAGAAGGACTTGGAGGCAGCATTGAAAGGGTATTTTCCAAATGGGATAGACTTCTACTTTGAGCAAGTGGGTGAGGAATTTCTGGATGCAGTGCTCGCGAACATGAGAGATCATGGTTGCGTTGTGGTGTGTGGAATGATCTCTCAATACAAGCTTCCACAGCCTCGTCTTGTTTGAAAAGTATCAAAATTAGAAGGAAAATTGATTtctgaaatttaatttcttagaaattaatttcataagaattaatttttctcttgttATATGTTTAGAGAGTAATAAGAAAGTTGAGTTTGTaagtaattatatttaatattatataataaattatgagaaaacatatattttaaaaaaatttcaaaactattttctctaagattttcaaaataatatcttTATAACCGAAGCAATTTTCgcatatattttcttatattgatAGGAATCTAATTTCTTGGGTTTACGTTTTTTCCACCTCAtaataaatatctaaataaaagaaagttattgctttttcaaaaaaattagaatctCACTATAACTTTACCGTTATCCAAACAGAAGGACTTCGAAATCTCTTCGAGACCTGATTCAAGAGGCTTCACATTATGGGGTTCACACATCGTGATTATGACCATACCTAGCACAAATTTTTGGACTATGTGCTACCTCACATCCGCAACCACAGATTGTCTACATTGAAGACATTGTTCAAAGACTTGACGTTGCTTCGGCGGCTCGTTGGACTTTTCTCCTATCGCAATATCAGTAAACAAGTTGTTAAAAATGCTGATTTCGACGATAAGGAGTGAGCTATGAATCATGCATGAGATCTGAGATATCCTTATTCCTTACGCAAGCAGTAGCTGCTATAATTTGTGTGATATAGATATCTTATATATGcgtgtattaattaattgtatcctATATAGATACAATAATTGTATAGTAAGAAACTCTAACATTAATAAAGAATGAATATAtaacaaatgttaaaaataatcACATTCTACGTgaggttttaaatttgaatttaaatattaattatcattttatttagtGGTTAAATGTTTATCAGATAACATCTTGATTTAACCAAGtaaaatatttctaataaaAGATCTACCAATATACTTGTTTCTTATTAAAGAATccataatttaattcaattcaAGATATTTACATGACAAAAACTTATCCATTGGTTTTCACTTTCTAGTTCATGTTCCATGCTGCCTTACCATATGtcacataattttttaactagCTAGTAGTGActcatttctatatattttagcAACAATAGCTTGAAACTGTTTGTATTTTACAGAGAGCCGACAAGAAATTCCATTAATAACTGGCTGTTTTGATCCTTTGGAAcaacttgatgaatttagtaaaTCTTTTTAGGAGACCCCAATGACTATAGATAGAACCTATCCAATTTTTACCGTGCGATGGTTAGCTGTTCACGGACTAGCTGTACCTATCGtttcttttttggggtcaaTATCAGCTTTGTAACCAGTACATGCAAACCAATTGTACATTAGTTCAATTTAATCGATACTAAAAGGAAAAagggtaaattttaaaatagcccCTTGTATGTTGAAGTTTTGGCAGATTATTTCCCTATTTTGAAAATACTACACTATGGCCCCTCGCATTTCGTTTTTGTTTCAATATAACCTCTCTGTTAGTCAAATTACATTTTTTCCCCAAAATGACACTTTTAACCGTCCTATTcatactttaatttttattttttctcagcTATACAACTTTAATTTATGACATTATAAGGTTTTTTTTGTATAATCGAAGAACATTGTCATTGTCAAGCACATTTTGTAagtcaaattatttttcttattttttaaattattatgcatttaattaaataaaggtTAAATTAGTCATTTTATGTTAAAATGTTACTAAATTGAAAATACAAATGatagtgtaattttttttaaaataagggACTAATATGCAAAAACATCGAAATGAATCgggattttttgaaatttagccaaaacaaagaaaatgtaTGTTACCCAAAACTTGATCTTGGAGACAATTGATTGCTCTTTATGAGCAAGCTCCATTAGAGAAAATCTTCAGTGCATCGGTGGTACCAGCTCAGCTGATACCACTCCAAATAATTTGCTTACATGTGGATGATTGCCACGTTGGATTGTCTTCCCGCAAAAACTCATTAACCCTATTGAGCACCGTTTCTATTTTGCGCCTGTCTTCTCCGCCTCGTGCATTGAAGCTGCTGCATTCTCTGTGCTGTGGAACAAACTGCTgcctaattatattatatatatacatacatacatatatatatatatatatatatatatatatatatatatatattcattgttttattataattttttttttaatttttgggtgaATAGCTGTCTCCCCATTATCaagaaagggggaaaaaaaaaaaaaaaaagagtaaaaatcaGTGGACAATTGGCTATGGATccagttagatttttttttcccctaatttCTCTGTAAATTCCAttaaagctgaaaaaaaaacattttcacgGTAAGTAATTGTCTCTTGTTAACAACTAAGATTTACAATATCCAGAAACTTAAGGAGGTGAAATAGAGTTGAAACCAAGTCCGCCGGAGCTGGAGTAATTTTTTTTGTGGTGCCAAAAATGACTACGCctggaaaacaaatatatatatattttttttcttaagaggTGTTCCAATTGTTCTTGAATCCATGAACATTCACTACTTCAGAGAAAGATCATGAGAAGGTGTGTGTTGAACTAGCTTCAGAGGCAATAGATGTACTCATAAATTTTATAGTGCCCACCgaattaatttttgatgtactctaattattttttaccactttatttcattttatttctttcctttccttttatcaTAGAGGATGCAGCAGCTTCAACGGAGGAGGCGGAGAAGCCAAGGCACAAAAAAGAAACGGTGCCCAACGGCGTTAATGAGTTTTTGGGGGGAATGCTGTCGACGTGGAAATCATCCATATGTCATTAAATGAAAGGGAGAAGTACTGAGTTTTGAATACTTGGCTTATGATATGACTTTTTTTAACACATGTCAACAAATCATTTGGAGTGGTATCAGTTGAGCTGGTACCACCGATGCACAGAAAATTTTCTCCCATCCATAACAGGATCAAGCCCAATTCAACAACCTTGATTATCTCGCCAAGTTCAATTTCGGGGCGTCAGCCTCTTTTGTTGGTCATGTTTAagaaattgttttatatatgctCTTATGACCAAGTAAATACAATTGACcggaaagaaaataattaaatacaatgtCAAACAAGCTTTCTCTAtgataacaaaagaaaatttaaaataaaaaagaaaaagaagaagctaaatTATAAGTAAGAAGATAGGTGCTATTATCCTTGAAGTTGAAGCAATGGAGGATAAGCAAGCTATTTGAACAAAATACCCATGGCTCTTTTAACGATGCAAGCAAAAAAAAgacgaaaaaaagaaatagaaggaaagagaagagaaaagaaatgcCATATATGTAGACAGTCTTCTTCaattgattttccaattttCAAGCAAGTTTTTTTAAGTCTACCATTAAATAAGACTGCTCTACGAGTTTAGTTGTTAAGAATAAccaattacttaatttattcaaaaacaaaGATATTTGAGGTTGTGTAAAATGTTAGAACATACTACTGGCATGTATTctacaacatatatatttataatatacatctcatatttatatatatatatagagagagagagagagagagtggaacTCATATCAAGtcaatccaatatttttagcattACTTATTCTTTATTAGctcttaaatcttttaaaagttaaagatttaaaaattaattaataatgtaatataaatttaatgatatattaaaatactgTTTGTGAAAAGCGAAATCTATAAAGATTGGATGAatcatgaatatattttttaaatgaaatcttGCTATATGTAATTATCGATATTGATCACTAGTTTAtatagtaaattttaattatattatttaattatattatttttatactaaatttataaaaataaatccatcaatagtaactatttaaattatcatcaagTATGTAGGTtcaatgatgaaaaataatttttttcttttgaaatattatattttgaagtgATCTAATGGTTAATAAAAGAATTCTTGACGATGAAACTATTAGGTTGAATGTAAGCTAGGTTGTATACAAATATACAATTTGATTACTGGCTATTGAAAGCTACTTTCACCTTAtgataaaaatctattaaaatgataaatgcTAAAAGTTGTGACTTTATTTtctagtgttttagtttaagtTATTATGTGAGATGATTAAGTAGTATGATTCTCACGATAAAATGAAAACATGTTACTATAGATCAAAACTATACTAACATATGGGGCTGACTTGATGTAAATAGGAATTtaacaatttctttttaattaattactctAGCCATTAAATGAGATTTTCCTTTGTAGATGGGCGCCTCTAGTCTGTGACGGATAATATGagatgctttttttattttttattttttattttttagatgatGTGAGATGGTTGTCTAACTTGTTTATATAGAGAGTTAAGGCACATTTAGATGTTGATGTTTAATTAGTATTAATTACAAGATAGATATAGGGGCAATCGCATATTTGGGCTTTCTTTGCAGTTAGTTGGAGGTGGTAGCTAGGAGAAATTATTACAATGGAAAGTTGGTGTTAGTTATACATATCGtcgaaaaatagaaataaaaaagcaaaatttatgtacttgataataatattgatttttcatcaaattttatacaaaaccACATGCCAAATTAAATCCATAAGGATATGCCATTAATTGTATTGATCAATATCAAAGCTAGCTATCTGATGATAAGTACTTATGATAGACTTAGCTCTGGTAAAAAATCTTACTATATTAATATTGCATGAtcgttctttttattttttaatttttttattattattacttttttgcaACAGATACCTAAGTCAAATTTTGAATCCAATTTAAATGTATATTTTCAGTGGTTCTATATTGAACTAAGACTCAAGTACATCAATGCTTcaaattattggattttgatttttataaaagcaaaataaactTAGCCAACAGCGTTGCATTGGATTGGATGGCTCATATTTAATACAATCTAATCCAGCGTCTCATACGAGCTATTAATACTCAAATGCCCAAATGTTAATGTGTTTTTAAAGTTTGGATCATAGAGTTCTCTCTTCACATCATTCCACTTTTAGTTGGGAAGATTTTAGGTGCAAACAGCCTCTTTCTTCAATGTCAAACAAGCTTTCTCTATGAtcacaaaagagagagagaaaaaaaaaaggaaaaaaagaaaaagaaaaaagaggaagcTAAATTAGAAGTAAGAAGATAGGTGCTGTTATCCTTGCTGTTATCCTTGAAGGTGAAGCAATGGAGGACAAGCAAGCTATTTAAGCAAATTACCCATGGCTCTTTGAACGATGCAGGCAGAAAgacgaaaaaaagaaatagaaggaAAGAGGAGAAAAGAAATGCCATATATGTAGACAGTCTTCTTCGACTGATTTTCCAATGTTCAAGCATGTTTAAGTCTACCATTAAATAATACTGCTCTAGTAGTTTAGACGTTAAGAATAAtcaattacttaatttattaaaaaacaaagataatTGCGGTTGAATGAAATGTtggcttttaaaaattaattaataacataatataaatttaatgatatattaaaatactatttataaaatgtaaaatctataaaaattcaatgaaccatgaacatatttttaaataaaatattactatttgttattattattgtcaattACTAGTttatgtaataaattttaattatatcatttaattctattatttttataccaaatttataaaaaataaatctttcagtgataattattgaaattatcACCAAATATATAGGTACAacgatggaaaatattatttttttaaaatattatattttgaatcgaTCTAATGGTTAATAAATGAATTCTTGATGATAAAACTATTAGGTTGAATGTgagtttcttgtttttttttctttttttatttaattttacaatgaaaCCAAAAGATTGATCCAAACTCAGAAAGTTTCCAAAAGTGCACTATCCGAGTCTCACACTGGTTACTGGATACAAGGGAAAGATAACCAATGAGGGTCAATTGGGCCACTCAAATTTTGGTTGGCTGCCCATTTTCCCACCCTGTGCGCTAACTTGTTGGCCGTCCTTGGGGCCCAACCAAAAGAGATTAAATGTAAGTTTGGTTGTATACAAATATACAATTTGATTACCGGCTATTGAAAGCTACTCTCTTTGtgataaaaatctattaaaatgataaatgtcAAAAGttgtcattttatattttagttttaagtAATTATGTGATGTGAGCTGACTAAGTAGTATGATTCTCACTACAAAATGAAAACATGTTACTATAGATCAAAACTATATTAACATATGGGGCTGATTTGATGTAAACAGGAATTtaacaatttctttttaattaattaccctAGCCATTAAATCAGATTTTCCTTTGTAGATGGGGGCCTCCAGTATGTGACGGACAATACGagatggttcttttttttttttttttcagatgatGTGAGATGGCTGTCTAACTTGTTTATATAGAAAGTTAAGGCACATTTAGATGttgatgtttaattattattaattacaagATATATATAGGGGCAATCGCATATTTGGGCCTTCTTTGCAGTTAGTTGGAGGTGGTAACTAGGATAAATTATTACAATGGAAGGTTGGTGTTAGTTTTACATAACGtcgaaaaatagaaataaaaaagcaaaattaatgtacttgataataatattgatttttcatcaaattttatacaaaaccACATGCCAAATTAAATCCATAACGATATGCCATTAATTGTATTGATCAATATAAAAAAGCTAGCTATCTCATGATAAGTACTTATCATAGACTTAGTTCTGGTAAAAAATCTCACCATACTAATATTGCATGAtcgttcttttttattttattttttttattattactttttttgcaACAGATACctaattcaaattttgaatccAATTTAAATGCATATTTTGAGTGATTCTATATTGAACTAAGACTCAAGTACATCAATGCTTCAAATTATtcgattttgatttttataaaagtaaaataaacttAGCCAACCGCATTGCATTGGATAGGATCGCTcatatttaatacaatataatcCAGTGTCTCGTACGAGCTATTAATGCTCAAATGCTCAAATGTtaatgtgtttttaattttattttatttatttattttttttataaatatgtgtTTTTAAAGTTTGGATCATAGAGTTGTCTCTTCACATCATTCCACTTTTAGTTGGGAAGCTTTTAGGTACAAACGGCCTTTAGTTTGAGGAAGTTAAAAGGGTTGTTTTTACTTTTGTCACTCTCTATGTCTCTCTCTTCATAATATGATGTGCGTATAATTAAAGGTAGCTAGCAGGAAGATGACAGCCACCTTTCTCGATACTATATATAGGGGTACAATATATAGAGAGGGACCATCTCCATTAGATTTATAATGATGAAGCCAGTAACTTCTTATATCAATCTTTTCTGCAAGTTCTTCcgaaaatttcattaatttttactatataGATCTATCCTCTTGTATTTTCTATGGGCTCGCAGttggtgttttttttctttttgtgtttcggtttctctctcttaagcattaattaatttatcattttggAACAGTTTAATGGTAAAGCAAATTATTCCCTCGGGATCCCCCAATCCCTAATCTTCTCACCTTCTATttcaaaaaacataataataattataacttaATTTGATCAATTGTTGATTACCACCAGGAGACCAATTGGAGtccttaattattaaaaataaaaataaaaattggagtcCTTGAAAGATATCTCTAAGATTGTCGTCACCTACTTTGTTATCttccaattaatattttcttatttgacCGTCATATCATAATGTCATTTTTGATTTTATAGTTAGTGAAAAGTTTTGTTGTTACCACAAATTGAAGTTTTGTTCTATGGTTTAATACACTCTTCTGCCTTAAATTCTGTTGGAATTACCAAAATACGATGCATTGCATATGACTGGCTATGCCAGATgggttattattaaaattttttgttacaATTGAGGCTCTGTAGTTTCAATTTAATTGTACATAGAACAAATCCTAGCCACCACCAGCACTATGTTTCTCCGACGTATGTTTGTCAAACCGCTGCAACCATCAAGTTTAGGAAAGGGCCGATTTAAAACTCAACCCATATTCTTTACTCTTGATGTTGCCGGAGAAGACAGTCATGTATCACCATCATCAAGGGTCGATGTGGCTTCGATTTTGCAATTTGTCCCTTTGATCTCAATGGTGGCAGAAGtgtgacaaatatatataggtAAAAAACgaaacatattaatataaaaaaataataatgataaaataaccTTAAGCCGTACAAAAATActatatttgtataatttaccatacaaaaaattaattagatttttttcacATTCTAAAATCTATAGATTGTCACATTCCATAGGCTGAACCTGGGAGACTTAACAAAATAGCAGTATAATAATAGTGCTGCTGTATCGCAACGTGGAAATTGTATTTGTAGATTTGTCGCGATggcaaaaattattgaaaatatatttttaaatttagagtTCAAACTTAATTAGAATGATATTACTTTTTATAACTGTAATGAGTTTAAtattgttagaaaaaaaaattaaaagtacaaATTGCCGAATTTTTAGATATGGCAAATGGCAgaccacatttaaaaaaaagaaaaaggaaaaaaaatcatttatttgtATTAGGAGATAtatgagtgttttttttttttttttttttccttttatatgtCCATATTACTATACTAGTTCCTTGGTCATCATTctcctcttttatttattttctctaaatGATTCTTCTTTTCTTAATTCCTAAATGatgattcttttttattataaataaataaataaatagaagaagaaaacgcTATAATTAAGTCTCAAATTTTGgactttaaaaattatttcgcTCCCAAAAAGGCCAGGACTTGCCATCTCTGTACATGAATTttcaagaaatgaaaaaaatagtaaacatcCTAATTGGGTTCTCAACTCTATTGCAATGAGTTGCAATTTTACTAACTAGTCATATAACAATTGCAATGGGTTGCAATTTTACTAACTATGTTTCTAGGCTGCATtagctcttttttctttttctttttttttttcctttttcctttttttttttttaagtttataataattcttcaaaatttattttttcaagtgTAGGTATAAAGAATTTACCAACTAAGTCAATTTGACTCAATGCTGCATTACAACATTAGTTTGATAATCATATAACTCACAGATTATTACTTCATTtggaaagtttaaaatttaaattccctTACCATcttccacaaaataaaataaaacagattGTCATTCAAATTTTTTGGCATTTACATTTTTTCTTAAGCAATTTCCCACTTTTGTTGCTGTTCTTTTCAATGTtgaaacttattttttttaatgtaatttttagtttttttttttgaaatagtaGGATTCCAAAATGATTGTTGAATGtctagaataaaaaatattatttgccaTCATTGGTAATTGATCGCCACCAGTAAGTAAGATTCGTATACCATTTAATATGGCGATTTAATTGCTATTGTAAAATAGTTAGATCTTTagtataaaaatcaatatataattaaatttatttaattagtatttaTCATCTCAGCATGAATTTTGTTAATATTCATCACCACTtatgaaaaatagcaaaacttATTCAGAAAATAGTGAGTCAGTggctttgttaaaaaaaaacgaCTTCCTCAGTAATTAAAGTTGACAACGATTTATCAAATCCTTCGTGAATGGAAACTTAAGCCAAGACTCTGGCTACCTCTGCAActtacatttaatttttcaaaaaaaaaaaaaaaaaaaaagttaccttTTAACCAAACTTACCTTTGAAAATAGCACTTAGTTTACCTTTTAACCAAACTTACCTTTGAAAATAGCACTtagttttaaacaaaataatcacAAAGATATGGAATTATACTTTCTCCATAGGGCAACTTATTTTCTCAAAGATAAAAATCTGATGATTGGACATACTTTTTCTCCGAAAAGTTTGCAAAATTTCATTGGGTTTTTTAGGTTTTCTTTTGGCAGGAAAACACTGCAAGTGGTTTGGATCCTATATGTTGGTAAGAGTTCGATCTCTTCACCTTATCAGGACCTGAAGGAAATCGAGAGGACATGCATTTCAATAGCCTGTCAGCCTCACCATCCAATACATTTATTGAATCATAAATGCCGCATAATTAACCAAACTCAGCAGGCTGGCAAATTTTACCCTTGTTTGGTTTCAGAGATTTTCATTcacttttttactttatatagaGATTTttcattcacttttttttttttttttttttttttaactcctcGATTTTCCATACAAAAAATATCTCAGCCTGCAAATTTTCCTGCATATGTACTTTACTGCATAATTGTTCATGGTTAAACCCTGCAACCAATAATACAAGTCCATTTGTAGAGTGGCAaactattttatcaaaaaataattccGAATTTCAATCCCTATGTatcccataataataataatagaacacATATCATTAAAGTTATATAACTCACTGCCAAACTTTTCTCaatgaaattcaaatatataaatgaaagagAATAAAGTTTTTCTTACATCCCAACCAATATGGATCACCACATGCTCATTTTCTCTCTTTCCAAGCTCTGCGCTTGCTGAAACAGCTGGTGGGATATTAACTACTAAAAAATGGCATACTTGTCTATTCTATGGCTTTGCTTAATTCAAACACTAGCAATACTTGCCAAAACTAAAGCTAAAATCCCAGCAGTCATAGTATTTGGAGACTCATCTGTTGACTCCGGTAACAACAACTTCATTCCAACGATTGCTCGCAGCAATTTCGAGCCTTATGGTCGAGATTTCCTAGGAGGACGTCCAACCGGACGTTTCTCAAATGGTCGTATTCCTCCTGACTTTATCTCTGAGGGTTTTGGTCTAAAGCCAACAATACCAGCCTATTTAGATCCAACGTATAAGATATCAGATTTTGCTTCTGGTGTTTGCTTTGCTTCCGCAGGAACTGGGTATGATAATGCCACTTCTGATGTCCTGGTAAGTAATTAAACATGTAAaaccaaaactatatatatatatatatatatgcacacttAGTATAAGAATTATCATGTGGACACTTGATAGGAGGCTGACTAATATTTATgtactttcaaaattatttaaagatgcttcaAAGATACATTTATgtactttcaaaattatttaaagatgcttcaAAGATACATTTATgtactttcaaaattatttaacgATGCTTCAGAGTTacattttcccttctttttttttttttcttttcgcaGGGTGTGATTCCTCTCTGGAAAGAAGTGGAATACTATAAGGAATACCAAAAAAAGTTGAAAGCCTATATTGGTCACGAAAAGGCAAACAAAATTATAAGTGAGGCTTTATATTTGATTAGCATAGGAACAAATGATTTCCTCGAAAACTATTACACGTTGCCCGAACGACAATCCCAATtcacggtgacagagtacgaggaTTTTCTTATTGGATTGGCTGGGAATTTTGTCAAAGATTTGTATGATTTAGGGGCTAGGAAGATGTCCCTAACAGGTGTTCCTCCAATGGGTTGTTTACCACTGGAGAGGACAACAAATATCTTAGAAGAACATGCTTGTATGGAGCAATACAACAATGTGGCTTTGGAGTTCAATGGAAAATTGAAAAGTTTGGTCGCAAAGCTTAACAGAGAACTTCAAGGACTTCAAGTGGTTTTTGCAGATGCATATGATCTTTTGttacaaataataacaaaacctTCTTCATTTGGTAAGTTTGTTTGGTTGTTTTCACAGAGGATTGATTTCAAAGTTCTGGCACTGAAGATGcatatgaattattattattttttaaaatctttttctttcattgttGCTACGTATTGTTTTCAGTTCATAACCCAATATCAACTAACCTTC
Proteins encoded in this window:
- the LOC107416588 gene encoding GDSL esterase/lipase At2g42990, whose amino-acid sequence is MAYLSILWLCLIQTLAILAKTKAKIPAVIVFGDSSVDSGNNNFIPTIARSNFEPYGRDFLGGRPTGRFSNGRIPPDFISEGFGLKPTIPAYLDPTYKISDFASGVCFASAGTGYDNATSDVLGVIPLWKEVEYYKEYQKKLKAYIGHEKANKIISEALYLISIGTNDFLENYYTLPERQSQFTVTEYEDFLIGLAGNFVKDLYDLGARKMSLTGVPPMGCLPLERTTNILEEHACMEQYNNVALEFNGKLKSLVAKLNRELQGLQVVFADAYDLLLQIITKPSSFGFEEVRIGCCGTGRFEMGFLGCLKDNPFTCPDANRYVFWDSFHPSEKTNYIISDHLLKTCLAKFL